TTGTGAACCTTAATGTACTATAGGGAAATGTTATTGTCATGCCTCTTTTTTTAGGTACGGACTTGGGGATCCAAGGAGATGTTCTGTGACATTTCATATGGGGATATGAAAGGATTTTGAGGGCATCCTTGGTAATGAGAAAAGATTCCTTTTATTTATGAACAAAAGCACTTCTGCTCAAGGCCCAGTCTTTCCTAGGTGGAGTCTCTTAGAATCCATTTCTCCCaagttagtcagtcaacaagctaGCTCATGGAATCCTAGATTTACAgcaggaaggaaccttagaggtcatcaagttctaccccctcatttcatagataaggaactgagacttggagagaataaatgactttctcatgaccttcagcactctctccactgcccCATACTTATCAGACAATGCATGGAGAATTGGTTCTCTTAAACTTGGCTTCTCTTGAGTTCAGAATCCAGGAAGAGGAATGGGATTGGGTTCCATAATCTCCAATGTCCTTCCTGCTCTAATGGTCTATAGTTTAATGGTCAAACTTTTCTCAAGTTCCCATGGTACTTTTCAGGGCCAATCCTGTGAATGTTTTAGGTGTCAATCATTTCTCTAAGAAACTTTCCCTCTTACGCTCATAGACCTTTGTTGAGAAACACACTTCCAATTTAAGAAGATCCAGCTCTCCctaattaaatactaaattagaaatcctgaaaatcaaaggagagattaatataATTGtaagtaagaaaatcattgaactaataaatgaaacCAGGAGGtggttttgttaaaaaaaaacacaataaaatagataaaccatcatttaatttgatttctttaaaaagaagaaaaccagattagcactattaaaatgaaaaaggtgaaatctccaccaaatgaaaaggaaattaaagcaattattagaagttattttccCAAGAAAGTAAATAATATGACATAAGTTGTACAAGTGCTTTCAAgcaatatatatttgcatattccTCATGTTAATAGttaatcattcacagttgatttttgctcatttcactttgtatcacttcatagaaatcttttcagggtttgtgtgtgtgtgtgtgtgtgtgtgtgtgtgtgatgtttgtcatttcttatagcacaatagtattttattacaatcatataccataacttgttccccaagtgatggacatcccttcagttttgtgaagtgtgaatcagactttctttgtctagcatcagcaatttttaaattgatcaaccaaaactgaaaacacccccaCTTAACACTTTGTAAGCCATCAAGTAagggaattcacaagtcacttacttggggagctccacccttttaacccaatcaatcagaaacttgtgaatcctatgaaaagagttgacaccttcagaggcctaTGATAAGACACtgtcccccccactccccaccacCCCCCTACCCCAAAGTGCTAGGCAAtgtggaagctgtgattggcccctgtgaagaaggGAAGGGTCAAAAAAAGACTATAAGTACTGATCTACCTGCCTCTTAGAGGTAACTTGGGACTTGGACTGCCTCTTGGGTAAGTGAGTAGCTGATTTTCCTTTCCTGgtgtctggagagagattagttgTGGAGCggccttcccttcttggaggaggctagGTGGGTAGAACTCAACGACCTCGGTTGAGGGTTGAGGGTTGAGGGTTGAGGGTTGAGGGTTGAGGGTTGAGGGTTGAGGGTTGAGGGTTGAGGGTTGAGGGTTGAGGGTTGAGGGTTGAGGGTTGAGGGTTGAGGGTTGAGGgttgagggttaacaagccctgctggGCTGAGCCCAGCACCAgggcaatatttagtgtgatagggtagatgtcttctctacccttttttggtatttctctactttcactctttccacccctTTTGTAAATAagagctattaaaagtcattttgacttaagctataatattttaaatcagaaaCCACAAGATTATTTTAGAATCCTCACATATTTAGTTAAACCCTTCATTTAATGCcttatattttctaattctttgtcatctAATAATGACTggtcaaaacaaaaaaactcttaGTCAAAGGGTATAGCCacttttatgatccttttgacatggttccaaattgctttccagaatggttgtatcagttcactgTTCCACCAACAGGGTATTAGAGTCCCAATTTCCCCACACTCCCTGAaacatttatgattttcttttgtcatattagccagtctcataggtgtaaggtggtacctcagagttattttaatctgcatttctcaaaataatagtgatttggaacatttttctgAATTAGGTCTTCTCAACTCCCCATCCAACACTCTATTAAATCAATCAGTTTGCCTGGTTTTACTCCTGCCTGTGATACAAATCAGGGGTCATTTCTTTCCTTGAATTTTCAGCTGCTCTGAGAAAAGTCTTAGGTTTATCTTTCTCATCTATATCCCTGGAATGGGTTTGTTTTGCTCAAGAGATTTTCATTGATGCCCTGGCCATAGGCCAGCTCTGGGGGGCATATGTTGGGGttctggggggagggagagagaggtacAAAAGTAGGGCAGGACAGTGATTATGCATAAACTCCATTTATCATGACAAAGGGCAAACTTTTATAATGAGAAAGTTCTATTGGGCAATTAGATCCATATATCAAGATATATGTATACTGCTGAGACATCTGCCTGTGAGATGacaaagattttttgttttgtggaGGGTTTCTCCAGGGACCGAACAAAAACATCTCTAGAAACTTGGGAGCCTTGCATATGTCCCAGATAAGCTTGCAACTAGCCATAACAGCCCAGCTTTCTTTGCAGGTGACTCCTGGCTGAGAACAGCAGTGTCTCTCCATGAGATTTGCTCATGGCTTCCTTTCTGGGTCAGACAGCCCCTTATAGACTGTGATACtgtattaatttaatattatgaaataaacaatcctctttttcttctctttctaagaATCATGGCCTCATCTCAATActtgtcttcaagtatttcagAAGAACTGATGTGCCCCATCTGCCTAGATTTTTTCACATTAGCCACATCTTTAGAATGTGGTCACAATTTCTGTGAAAAATGTATCCTTCAGCACATTCAAGACAACAAAGAGGACAGTTTTAAATGTCCAGTTTGCAGGGGAATTTCTTATATGAAGGATCTCTGGTCCAATAAACAACTGACTATTGTGGCATACTCCTTCAAATTGCTCATGCCTCACTTGGACAGCATGAATCAGAGAAAAGCAATCAAGACAAAATTCCATGGTAAGTGTAGTGAACTGTGTGAAACAGATTACTTGGAGAATTAAGTTGTTTTTATGTCTCATTATCTGTAAATATAACCCATCAATATTTCCCCGACTCCAGGATTTCCCAAGCTATTCCAGATAAAGAAGAGGTATTTTTTAGGTACTGCTTCAGGACTCCTGCCACCATTTTTTCTTGCTCCTTTATTGAGACTCCCTTTAGGCAGGAGATATTTTGAGTTATTCTGTCCAGATCAAGTTAAGTAGACAACCATTTGTAATGGTTCTGGAATAGTGTGAAttactgaggatataaagaaaggtgaAAACCTAGTCCTTACTCTTAAGGAACTCATAGTCTCATGGAGGAGACAATCTGaaggcaaacaaacaaacaaagtaTTAGGAAGGAAGAGACTCCAGGACAAGTAGGTATAGTGGTTAGACAGTTTAGAGAAAAGGAGAGTGCACAATGTCACAAAAATCTAGAGATTATCCAGGAGAACAAGGCAATCAACAATGTCAAAGGAGGCAAACAGGTCAGGAAAGATgagaatagagggaaaatatttagatttgacaattaagaaatcctttgggtggggggagggaggcagtgacatggctcaatggatagggaTCTAGGCCTGGAGGTAGAGtttctgggttgaaatctggcctcagacacttctctgtttctgggcaagtcacttaatcccacttgccttggcctttctaatctttttccttccttagtatcaattccaaggtaaaaggaaggaaagaaagagggagggaaggagggagagatagaagggaagagaaggaaggaatcaatcaatcattGGTATTTTTGGAACAGTTCCAGTTGAACAATGAAATCAGAAGTCATACTGATTTAGAGAGttaagagaatgaagagaatgtTAGAGAAttaagagaatgaaaggaaaggcaGTGAAGCTATTGATTGTACCCAGGCTTCAGAAGGAGTTTAGCTGACTGAACCAGTTGTGATattataattgtgatggaatactactgaactataagaaatggtaaagaggttaatttaaaaaaaaaaacttggaaagaacaacatgaaataatgaaaaatgaaatgagtagaaccaatagaacattctacatagctacagaattaatatttgaatgtTCTCCTCTGGAGaaacaactgataaaaagaaacatgaaaaatataacatatatacatatttttttattgGCCAATGCCTTCTATGctgcagagagggagggaaatatctAGAAATTTTAACAGAGCCAACAAACAAATTTCTAAAGTATTTTAgctataaaaaggaagaaatacagaATGCAATCTGGCAGGGAAAGAAGATAAAAGTTGGGAATTTTTGAGGATGGTGTAGTCATGGACATGTTTATAGGAATCAAGGAATCAATCAGTAGATAGAAATTGAAGATTAGTGTGAGAGTGGGaattatagagaaagaaatctgctggagaagacaggatggaatgggatcTTTTTTTCTCATGAGAGAATGATGTTTTGTTTATACTAAAAGATCAGAGTCTCTTAGTAGGGAGGGGAACATACATGTGGAGATTTTATAGGTAAGAGGATCATgacaaagagaaatggaaacacaaaGCCTGATCAGTTTATTAGTATGGtctgaaaataacaataaattgGATCCAAGACCCCTTAGTGTAGTCAAGGATACATCTGATAGAGCATTTCTTTTATGGCATTTTACATAGTGAGTATCCAGATGTATTTCACTCTTGATTGGCTGGAGCTTATATCAGTACCTCACCAGGGAGACCCAACATCCCCTGATCCTTTGGAAAGTCCTTTGGTAGACAAACTATTGCCTATTACCAGATTAATTCATATCCCTTCATGGTCAGCTCACAGATTAGAATTTTTGTAGTTGGGCATTAGCTCAAGAACAGGGAAGTTAAAGTATGCATAAAgtatgcataaaaataaaataataagacctataaaattccaaatttgattctcaaatatTGATTCTGATTAGATATCTTCAATCAATAATTAGTTATGGAATACCAATTTTCAAATTTAACAATAGGCAACTGAAATTACAGGCTTCAGGGAGCTCAAAGTCATAGTTGAGAGGACCAACTAATATACAATGGATTGATCATTAATGCATaataaattgaaaacaaaataaaatggggTATCAACTTTTAATTCCCCAAGGATGAAGATAATACTATatatgttactttttaaaaaatggagttaatactaagtaagggctaggcagtcttAGCCATTCTCTTCTTATTAACCCCTGGGTGCTCAAGTTGGGGACCTTTATACTAAGGCCTTAGAACTATTGATGTTCCTGTTTCTTTAGAGGAAATCAGTCTGGATCCTGAAACTGCCCATCCTGGAATCATCTTGTCCGAAGATATGAAAACAATGAAAGGAAGTGAGTCATGGAAGAAGTTGCATTGTGCTATGGAGAGGCCCACTCAATGTGGCACTGTTCTAGCAACTCAGAGCTTTACATCTGGAAGACATTATTGGGAGGTGACAGTAGGGAAAAGTTCTGCGTGGGATGTTGGTCTTTGCAAGACCTCTATAAGTAAAACTGGACAGGTTTCACCATGTCCTTCCactggattctggcttttgagtcGAAGACAAAATAATTATATAGTCTGCACTGAGCCTAGGATCATCATTCCCTTAAAAGAGAAGCTCAACAAAGTGGGGATCTTTTTGGATTATGAGGCAGAAGAAATAGTGTTTTATGATGTAGACAACAGATGCCAAATCTATACATTCACCGGTTCCTTTTTAGAGCCTCTCTGGCCTATATTTTCCATTGGCCTGTATTCCAAGGATGAAAATCTTCTGACTATTGACCCAATATCAGATGAAGCTGAAGAGACCCCAGAGCGTGATCATGACTCTTGCTTGGAGATTTCCTCCACTGGGGAACCCCAGTCTGTGACTCCCATGTAAGATCTTTTTGCTTTATTAGGTATTACCCTACTTTGGGAGTAAGGATAAATTTGTCTTATTTTGAAATAGTCAAGCAATATACTGCATATTATTAGGGGGAGATCTGCGTAAGATATATTGATGGTCCACTGAAGACTGATGAAATGTGTTCAATAAACTATGTGAGTTTAGAAAATGCAAGAATAAAAGTTGATTTGTAAAAGATGTGTGGAAAAAACAATGACCTATCaaagaaccaaaaataaatgtaacaaaattataaagctcAACATGTATAGCCCAAtggaatggcttgtcagctcagggaggagggagggaagagaggagggaaagcacatgaatcatgtaaccattgaaaatattctaaataaataaattaacaaaattataaagttcAAATTTCCCtgaatgaagagatatgagaagacatccCAATCCATGCCTTCCTTAATGGAAGTGGGAGGTCCACAGTTGTTACTCTCTTTTTAGgctttctcaatttttcttcagttatttttaaaattcttctttaaaaacaaaacaatctacTATTTGTCTTATGGGATGGCTCTCGATGGAGGTAAGGGGGGGGGGCACATATAGGATACTAatgatgtaagaaacagaaaacctcaataaaaatttttttaatggaaagacttGCTTGAATTCATGCAGAGTGAattaaacagaacaaaaaaaagtgttttgtttatcaatattctaaaaatgaacaattttgaataCTGTAActcattaaaatgaaattaacagaACCAGGTAAATGACTTATATAATAGGAAcactgtaaggaaaaaaaaaccttaagtaACTTTGAAAGTTGAATGCACTATTATCAATATAAtgactttctgattccaaaggTCTGATGGTGAAACACACTATCCAATATAGGGGTGTGACAAACTTGGGGTAcaaaatgagacatacattttagAAGATACAAACATTGTGGGAATTAGAATTTTATTACGCACATTTGTTACAAAATTTTTCCTATAATTCAGTGGAGGACAAGAGTAAGAAAATTGatctgttaattttttaaaaatagtaatgggGGAGCAGATAGAAAACCAGATCTAAACATGAGAgatcttgggctcaaatctggcctcaaatacttcctagttctaggaccctgagcaagtcatgtaacccaaAATACCCAGTCCTTtgtggtcttctgccttggaactaatattcaatatcatttctttcttaacaaaatagacaaggtactggtcaatctaattaaaaaaaggaaggaagaaaagcaaattcacagcattaaagatgaaaagggggacagcacctcagatgaagaggaaattaaggcaatcattaaaaattactttgcccaattatatggcaataaatacaccaatttaggagaaatggatgaatatatacaaaaatacaaactgcctagactaacagaagaggaaatagaattcctaaataatcccatatcagaaattgaaatccaacaagccatcaaagaacttcctaagaaaaaatccccagggcctgatggattcacctgtgaattctatcaaacattcagagaacagttaatcccaatactatacaaactatttgacataataagcaaagagggagttctaccaaactccttttatgacacaaacatggtactgattccaaaaccaggcaggtcaaaaacagagaaagaaaactataggccaatctccctaatgaatatagacgcaaaaatcttaaataggatactagcaaaaagactccagcaagtgatcagaaggatcattcaccatgatcaagtaggattcataccagggatgcagggctggttcaacattaggaaaaccatccacataattgaccacatcaacaagcaaactagcaagaaccacatgattatctcaatagatgcagaaaaagcctttgataaaatacaacacccattcctattaaaaacactagaaagcataggaatagaagggtcattcctaaaaataataaacagtatatatctaaaaccaacagctaatatcatctgcaatggggataaactagatgcattcccaataagatcaggagtgaaacaaggatgcccgttatcacctctactatttgacattgtactagaaacactagcagtagcaattagagaagataaaggaattgaaggcatcaaaataggcaaggaggagaccaagttatcactctttgcggatgacatgatggtctacttaaagaatcctagagattcaaccaaaaagctaattgaaataatcaacaactttagcaaagttgcaggatacaaaataaacccacataaatcatcagcttttctatatatctccaacacagctcagcagcaagaactagaaagagaaatcccattcaaaatcaccttagacaaaataaaatacctaggaatctacctcccaagacaaacacaggaactatatgaacacaactacaaaacactcgccacacaactaaaactagacttgaacaaatggaaaaacattaactgctcatggataggacgagccaatataataaaaatgaccatcctacccaaacttacttatctatttagtgccatacccattgaactaccaaaatacttcttcactgatttagaaaaaaccataacaaagttcatttggaagaacaaaagatcaaggatatccagggaaataatgaaaaaaaaacacatatgatgggggccttgcagtcccagacctaaaactatattacaaagcagcagtcatcaaaacaatttggtactggctaagaaacagaaaggaagatcaatggaatagactgggggaaagcgacctcagcaagacagtatacgataaacccaaagatcccagcttttgggacaaaaatccactattcgataaaaactgctgggaaaattggaagacagtgtgggagagactaggaatagatcaacacctcacaccctacaccaagataaattcaaaatgggtgagtgacttaaacataaagaaggaaaccataagtaaattgggtaaacagaatagtatacatgtcagagctttgggaggggaaagactttaaaaccaagcaagacatagaaagaatcacaaaatgtaaaataaataattttgactacatcaaactaaaaagcttttgtacaaacaaaaccaatataactaaaatcagaagggaaacaacaaattgggaaaaaatcttcatagaaacctctgacaaaggtttaattactcatatttataatgagctaaatcaattgtacaaaaaatcaagccattctccaattgataaatgggcaagggaaatggataggcagttttcagataaagaaatcaaaactattaacaagcacatgaagaagtgttctaaatctcttataatcagagagatgcaaatcaaaacaactctgaggtatcacctcacacctagcagattggctaacatgacagcaaaggaaagtaatgaatgctggaggggatgtggcaaagtagggacattaattcattgctggtggagctgtgaactgatccaaccattctggagggcaatttggaactatgcccaaagggcgacaaaagaatatctaccctttgacccagccatagcactgctgggtttgtaccccaaagagataatggacacaaagacttgtacaaaaatattcatagctgcgctctttgtggtggccaaaaactggaaaacgaggggatgcccatcaattggggaatggctgaacaaactgtggtatatgttggtgatggaatactattgtgctaaaaggaataacaaagtggaggagttccatggagactggaacaacctccaggaagtgatgcagagcgagaggagcagaaccaggagaacattgtacacagagactgatacactgtggtgtaatcgaacgtaatggacttctccattagtggcggtgtaatgtccctgaacaacttgcagggatccaggagaaaaaaacaccattcataagcaaaggataaactatgggagtggaaacaccgaggaaaagcaactgcctgaatacagaggttgaggggacatgacagaggatagactctaaatgaacactctaatgcaaatactatcaacaaagcaatgggttcaaatcaagaaaacatctaatgcccagtggacttacgcgtcggctatggggggtgggggggaggaaaagaaaatgatctatgtctttaacgaataatgcttggaaatgatcaaataaaatatatttttaaaaaatatatcatttctttcttgtgtgtaaaattaacataaaaatagaACTTATaaggggacaactgggtagctTAATagatgagagtcaggcctagagatgggaggtcctaggttgaaatttggcctcagacactttccagctgtgtgaccctgggcaagtcacttaacccccattgcttagcccttcccactcttctgccttggagccaatacacagtattgactccaagatagaaggtaagggttaaaaaaaaaaaatatatatatatatatatatataaaactcataGTTGGCACAGGCACATTAAGGTAGGACACAAAGTGCCAGAGCAGTTTCTGACATCTGGAATGGGCCAGAAGCCTCTGATCCCTGTGGCACCTGTGATGATGTGCCTGACCCAGACTGTCGAATCAAAAGCTGAGTAGGGGTAAAGTCATGACCCTGGGGTGATGATACAGACGGTGATCTGGTACTTTGAGTCACCTGACCTGTTggggcacccccccccccactactcTCTGCCTCGGGCCAGAGCACTTTGGTGGGTGAGCTGTCCCAGGCTCTGTGGCAAGATAGAAGTTAACCCCTGGGGAGAAGGGGATAGCTGGCTGGCCCTGGCCTCTCCCACGACATCCCTTTCTGCCCA
The window above is part of the Monodelphis domestica isolate mMonDom1 chromosome 7, mMonDom1.pri, whole genome shotgun sequence genome. Proteins encoded here:
- the LOC130455533 gene encoding E3 ubiquitin-protein ligase TRIM39-like, with product MKTMKGSESWKKLHCAMERPTQCGTVLATQSFTSGRHYWEVTVGKSSAWDVGLCKTSISKTGQVSPCPSTGFWLLSRRQNNYIVCTEPRIIIPLKEKLNKVGIFLDYEAEEIVFYDVDNRCQIYTFTGSFLEPLWPIFSIGLYSKDENLLTIDPISDEAEETPERDHDSCLEISSTGEPQSVTPM